Genomic window (Spirosoma sp. KCTC 42546):
CATTATTACCTATTACGAGACAGGAGAGGTGCCCGTTACACCCGAAGAAACCATCGAGATTTTTGCCTTTATGGAAGCAGCGGATGAAAGCAAGCGTCGCGGGGGTGTTGCCGTTACCCTCGAAAGTGTACTGGCGAAAGCGAAGAAATAACCTCAAAAACTCAAGATCATGTCGCATTCCAATGTTTCAAGAAGGGAGTTTTTAAAGCGAAACTCGTTAACGGGTCTGGGTGCCCTCCTGACGCCTTCAGCACTCACAAATATTCCAGCCCTCCCCCCCGAAACGGCACCGAAAACGGATATAAAACCGGGTCCGTTTTCGGTAGCAGCGCCCCCGGCCTTATTGGGCGGCAAACCCGTTCGAACCGCCCAATGGCCAACCTGGCCCCTCTGGAAACCCGAACAGGACGAAAAGCAGTTGCTGGAGGTGATCCGTAGTGGCATCTGGTCAAGGGGCAACGTGGTGAGTGAGTTTGAAGCCAAATGGGCCGCGGCTCTGGGCGTCAAACGCTCACTGGCGGTTGTGAATGGAACCAACGCTATCATGGCGGCATTGGCGCAACTGGATATTCGCGGGGGCGATGAAGTGCTGGTACCGCCCTATACGTTTATTGGAACGGTAGCTCCCGTTTTGGCGACAGGTGCCATGCCCATATTCGTGGATGTTGACCCAGAAACGTTCCAGATCGACCCGGCTAAGATTGAAGCAAAGATCACCCCTCGGACGAAGGCGATTATTCCAGTGCATATTCTGGGCTTACCCGCCAACATGCCCAAGATTCTGGCCATTGCGAAAAAACACAATCTAGTCGTGATCGAGGATGCCTGCCAGGCGCATCTGGCGGAGATCAATCACCAGAAAGTGGGCACCTTCGGGCATGCCGGCTGCTTTAGCTTCCAGAATTCCAAGAACTTAGCCATTGGTGAAGGCGGAGCTATTGTGAGCAATGATGATGCCTTTATGGATCGCTGTTTCTCGTATCATAACTACGGAAATCCCTACGGCATGGTGTCGGGCGTGATTGGGGCTGGCACGCTCATTCAGGGCACAAAACTTCGGTTAACCGAGTATCAGGCGGCTATTGGACTGGCGCAGTTAAAGCGGCTTGATGCCGAAACAACCACCCGAAACACGAATGCGGCTTATTTGAAAGCCAGGATTAAGAATATTCCGGGCATTGTCCCCTATAAACTCTACGACGATGTAACCCGGGCGGCTTTCCACCTTTTCCCCTTCCGGTACAAGAAAGAAGCCTTCAAAGGTTTATCGCGCGAGGTGTTTATGAAGGCACTTACGGCGGAGGGAGTTCCCTGCTCGAAAGGATACGCTACGCTGAATAACATGCCCTACCTCAACGACGCGTTCCAATCGAAAAATTTTCAGAAGATGTATCCCAAGGCGATGCTGAATTTCAACAGCTACGTTGAGCGGAACCACTGCCCGCAAAACGACCGGCTTTGTAATGAAGAGGCCGTCTGGTTTACCCAGAATATGCTGCTGGGCAGTCAGGCCGACATGGATGAAATTGCCAACGCCATCGAGAAAATTTACACCCACGCCGATAAACTCCTGAGTCAGAAATGAGAAACGTATTGAGGTTTGTCTGGCTGGCATGGCTTGGGGCTTTGATCAATGTCCCGGCCTCGGCTACGGGCTGGAAAGCGGGTACTGCCAGCGTGGTCATCACGCCCAAAGAACCGCAATGGCAGGCGGGTTATGCCTCCCGTACCCACGCTGCCGACGGCAAAATCCACGATTTATGGGCTAAAGCGCTGGCATTGGAAGATGAAACGGGCAAGCGGGCCGTTCTGGTCACCACCGATATGCTCGGCTTTCCCAAAGCCATGTCGGATCGTATTCGCGAACGCCTGAACAGCCAGTTTGGTCTCTCCAAAGCCCAGATCATTCTCAACAGCTCACATACCCATTCGGGGCCCGTGCTGGATAACGCGCTACAGGACATTTACCCCCTCGATGCGACCGAGCAGGCTAAAATTAACCGGTACTCCCGATGGCTGGAAGCGCAGATCGTGACCCTGGTTGGTCAGGCGTTCCAGAAGCTGGAACCCGTTGCGCTATTCTCCCAAAACGGGGTTACGCGCTTTCAGATAAATCGGCGAAACAACAAAGAAGGTGCCCTGCTGGAACAAACCGAACTGAAAGGCCCGAACGACTATGCCGTTCCGGTCATCAAGGTTGTTGATGCCAGGGGTAAACTCAAAACCATTGTGTTTGGGTACGCCTGCCACCCTACGGTGCTGGATTTGTACCAATGGTCGGGCGATTACGCGGGCTTTGCGCAACTGGAGTTGGAGAAAGCCCATCCCGGTGTAACGGCATTGTTTTTTCAGGGTGCCGCTGGCGATCAGAATCCGCTACCCCGCCGTACCATACCCCTCGCCCGGCAGTATGGGCGGGAGCTGGCCGCAGCCGTCGACCGGGTCCTTGATGAACCCATGCGGAACCTGAGCGCGCAGCTTCGTACGGCCTATTCAGAAATTGACCTACCCCTTTCCGCTCCACCCTCCGAAGCGGAATTGACGAAGACCATCCAGGAAAACGACGGATACCTGAAACGCTGGGCGACGCGGATGCTGGCCGAAACGAAGCAGGGCAAACCGTTTGTCAGGAGTTACCCTTACCCCATGCAGATCTGGCAATTGGGCAACCAGTCCATCCTGAGTTTTGGTGGCGAACTTGTTATCCAGTACGCCCTCGACTGTAAGAAACGCTTCGGGCAGGATAGTTTCGTGATGGGCTATTCCAACGATGTAATGGGTTACATTCCCTCAACCACCATTTTGCAGGAAGGTGGTTACGAAGGCGCTTCCTCGCAAATGGTCTACGGCCTACCAAGTATCTGGGCACCAAACGTACCGAACCTGATTGACCAGGAAATAAACCGGCTGGCCAATCAGATTGGCATGCAGAAGCTGAAGTAATATTTATGGAAGCCTTGTCGAAAAATCAGCTACTGCCGTGAGGTCAGGTTCTCAAAACTGACCCTCCGTTCTCGCTTGGCTTCGCCGAGTGAGGGCTATTTTTTTAACGGCCTCTGGCCGGTGTGATTATAATAACATCAAAAACGGGCCAGAGGCCCTTGAAGGAATAGACCTCACTCGGCGTAGCCAAGCGAGAACTGGAAGGTTTCTCAAAACCTACTGACATGCTAACACGAGGTTTTGAGAAACCTCTGTGTGTCGGATTTAAGAATCCGACACCACGGGAACCACGGGAATCCGACACCACTAACAAAAAACGGCCAATGAACCCAGTCAACGAAACCGACATACTCGAATCCTCCTCGCTAATTGCAACGCCTTACTATTCAGGTTTTGCGTTGGCGCATGATACCTACAATGCCATTACGGCCGCCAGTAACGGCAAAATCTATTACGTGCTCTGCTCAGAATCTTACGAGCAGGGGGGCCAGTTTTACGTGTATGATCCCGCAACCGACAGTACCAAATGGCTGGCGGACTTAACGGAAATTTGTGGCGAAACCGACGCCAATGCCATTCCGCAGGGTAAAAGTCACGTCCGGTTTTATGAAAGCAATGGCAAGCTGTATTTCGCCACACACATTGGCGTGTATGAGATGATCGACGGCATGGAGCGATTGCCCCAAAACGCACCCGATGGAAAGAACCTCTACCCCGGCGGCCATTTCGTTTCCTACGACCTGACCACCGGCACATTTAAAAATCTGGCCCTGGCACCCGAAGGCGAAGGCATTTTAACGATGACCATCGACAAAGAGCGCGGGTATCTGTACGGCATTACCTGGCCGCTGGGCTACTTCATTCAGTACGACATCAAGGCCAATACCCTCAACACAATCGGGCTTGTTTCGGAGAAGGGCGAAGCGGGTATTCCGGGCGATGACTACCGGGTGTTATGCCGATCCATGTTCGTTGACCCACGCGATGGAGCCGTTTATTTCTCCACCTCCGAAGGGGATATTTTCAGCTATCAACCCGGTCGGGAAAGCCTTCAAAAAATTCCCGACGTTGACTTGCGACTCGATTATTTTGGCCGCTACGACCCAACGCATCCCGGTAGTATGGGTTATAACTGGCGCAAAATTTTCTGGTACGCCCCCGACGAAGTAGCGTATGGCATTCATGGCAATTCGGGGTATCTGTTCAAATTCGATCCCCGTCGGCAACGGATTGAGTTGGTGGTGCGGTTAACCTCGGAGCCGTCGCGGAAGAGTGGGATGTTCGATCAGTTCAGTTATGGGTACCTGGGTTTTCAGCCGGGCCCGGATCAGGAGACGATTTATTACCTCACGGGTGGCCCAATTTATCAGGATGGCAAACGTCTGAAAGGTGCCGATCAGATTGCGAAGGGAGCGGCTAAAGGACTCGAAAACCTTCACCTCATCACCTTCCATATGCCGAGCCAGACCTATACCGATCACGGGCCTATTTTTTACGCCGATGGCTCTCGTCCGACATACGTCAATTCGATTGCGATCGGCGCAGATGGCTCGGTGTATACGCTCGCCCGTTTTGACCATAACGGGCATGAAATCCAGGATTTGGTCAAAATTCCGGCTGTGTTTTAGTAATCAACAGACCCAGGACAAGTTTGTTTTTCGACAGGATTACAGGATTAACACGATGATTATCAATTGTAAAATCCTGTTAATCCTGTAATCCTGTCGAAAAAAAATAGGCACAATCTGTGTCGATAATCATTTAGATTAAGCTTGTCCAATACCTAGTCAACTGTCAACATGACTTCGATCAACAACCGATTTAGGATGGCCGCATTTATTCTGGCTACAGGGTTATGCGCTTCCTGCTCGCATTATAAAGATGCCCTCACGCCCGAAGAAGCACTTCAGAGTTTTAAACTAAGTGACGACAGGCTGGCCGTTTCGGTCTTTGCCGCCGAACCGCAGGTACTGGACCCGGTCGAAATGGTGTTTGACGAAGACGGTAACGTATTCGTGGTCGAAATGCCCGATTATCCAGCCAAGCCTGAAGACGGCTCGCTGGGTGGGGCCATTCGTATGCTGACGGATACCAATGGCGATGGCCGCATGGATTCGGCAACGGTCTTTGCCGATCACCTTTCCGAAGCCACCAGTATTTTACCCTGGCAGGGCGGCTTGCTGGTGACGGCGGCCCCCAACATACTATTCCTCAAAGACACCACGGGCGACCATCGGGCGGATATAAAGGAAATCCTGTTCACCGGTTTTTTTGCGGACAACTCCGAAGCGCAGATCACTAATCTCCGGTTCAGCGTCGATAACTGGATTTACGCGTCCAATACGGGCCGGGAGGGCGAAATCCGATTCACCCGAAACCCTAACGCAAAGCCCGTTTCGGTAAAAGGGGGCGACTTCCGGTTTCGGCTGGATCGGGGTCAGTTTGAAATTGAGTCAAGTTCGGGGCAGTTTGGGCTGGCTATCGACGACTGGGGCAATCGGTTCTTCACCGAAAACAGTATGCATGTTCAGCAGGCCCCCATTCCGGCGCGCTACCTGTATCGGCACAAACACCTGCCCTCCGTCGAGCCAACCCTCAACATTTCTGACCACGACCCGATTATGTTTCAGGAAACGCCTGCACCCTACTGGCGACAGGAGCGCACAAAACGCCGGAATCAGCAGTTTGAGGAAGCTAAACTCAGTGACCGACACGAATACGCCGACGACCATTTCACCGGCGCATCGGGCGGTACGTTTTACGGTGGAGACGCTTTACCTAAGGACTATTATGGGTCGATCTTCACGGGCGAAGTCGCGGGTAATCTCATCCACCGCGATGTACTGAAACGCTTGCCCAATAGCCCCAAATTCGCAGCGCAACGCAGCAACGGAGAGAAAGAGCACGAGTTTCTAGCCTCAACCGACCCCTGGTTCCGGCCCGCCAATTTTACCGTCGGTCCCGATGGGTCCTTGTACGTGATCGACATGTATAGGCAACACATCGAAACGCCTACCGCCATCCCGGAAGATCTAAAGGAGGATATGGATTTTATGAACGGCAGCAAGCTGGGACGTATCTATCGGATTGCCGCGAAAACCAGCAAACCAGCCGTAATACAGCCTAAACTGAGAAGCAAAACCAGTGCAGAACTCGTGGCCTTACTGGCCCATCCGAACCAATGGTGGCGATTACAGGCCCAACGGCTTCTCCTCGAAAAACAGGATAAATCCGTCATTCCAGCGTTAAAAGACCTATTCACCAAAAACACCGACGCACGAGCCCGCCTGCACGCGTTTTTTGTACTGGAAGGCCTGAATGCCCTGGATGTCAGCCTGGTAAACCAGGCGATGCAGGATGCTCAGCCTGCTATTCGCGCTTATGGACTGATGATGGCCGAGCGTTTCCCGACCTCCCTACCCCAGATTATCGAAAAAGCCAGCGATCCATCGGCCCCGGTAGCATTTCAGGCAGGATTAAGTCTGGGTCAATTTCCAGCCCAGCAAGTCGCTCCTGCGTTGGCGGGTATTTTGGGAAAGTATGGAAAAGACAGCTGGTTTCGAACAGCCGTCTTAAGTTCAGAAGCGGGTTCCTCGCTGGAATTGGTGCACCAACTGGTGGGCAATAGCGGCTATTTCAAATCAATAACGCCCGA
Coding sequences:
- a CDS encoding neutral/alkaline non-lysosomal ceramidase N-terminal domain-containing protein → MRNVLRFVWLAWLGALINVPASATGWKAGTASVVITPKEPQWQAGYASRTHAADGKIHDLWAKALALEDETGKRAVLVTTDMLGFPKAMSDRIRERLNSQFGLSKAQIILNSSHTHSGPVLDNALQDIYPLDATEQAKINRYSRWLEAQIVTLVGQAFQKLEPVALFSQNGVTRFQINRRNNKEGALLEQTELKGPNDYAVPVIKVVDARGKLKTIVFGYACHPTVLDLYQWSGDYAGFAQLELEKAHPGVTALFFQGAAGDQNPLPRRTIPLARQYGRELAAAVDRVLDEPMRNLSAQLRTAYSEIDLPLSAPPSEAELTKTIQENDGYLKRWATRMLAETKQGKPFVRSYPYPMQIWQLGNQSILSFGGELVIQYALDCKKRFGQDSFVMGYSNDVMGYIPSTTILQEGGYEGASSQMVYGLPSIWAPNVPNLIDQEINRLANQIGMQKLK
- a CDS encoding DegT/DnrJ/EryC1/StrS aminotransferase family protein, yielding MSHSNVSRREFLKRNSLTGLGALLTPSALTNIPALPPETAPKTDIKPGPFSVAAPPALLGGKPVRTAQWPTWPLWKPEQDEKQLLEVIRSGIWSRGNVVSEFEAKWAAALGVKRSLAVVNGTNAIMAALAQLDIRGGDEVLVPPYTFIGTVAPVLATGAMPIFVDVDPETFQIDPAKIEAKITPRTKAIIPVHILGLPANMPKILAIAKKHNLVVIEDACQAHLAEINHQKVGTFGHAGCFSFQNSKNLAIGEGGAIVSNDDAFMDRCFSYHNYGNPYGMVSGVIGAGTLIQGTKLRLTEYQAAIGLAQLKRLDAETTTRNTNAAYLKARIKNIPGIVPYKLYDDVTRAAFHLFPFRYKKEAFKGLSREVFMKALTAEGVPCSKGYATLNNMPYLNDAFQSKNFQKMYPKAMLNFNSYVERNHCPQNDRLCNEEAVWFTQNMLLGSQADMDEIANAIEKIYTHADKLLSQK
- a CDS encoding PVC-type heme-binding CxxCH protein — protein: MTSINNRFRMAAFILATGLCASCSHYKDALTPEEALQSFKLSDDRLAVSVFAAEPQVLDPVEMVFDEDGNVFVVEMPDYPAKPEDGSLGGAIRMLTDTNGDGRMDSATVFADHLSEATSILPWQGGLLVTAAPNILFLKDTTGDHRADIKEILFTGFFADNSEAQITNLRFSVDNWIYASNTGREGEIRFTRNPNAKPVSVKGGDFRFRLDRGQFEIESSSGQFGLAIDDWGNRFFTENSMHVQQAPIPARYLYRHKHLPSVEPTLNISDHDPIMFQETPAPYWRQERTKRRNQQFEEAKLSDRHEYADDHFTGASGGTFYGGDALPKDYYGSIFTGEVAGNLIHRDVLKRLPNSPKFAAQRSNGEKEHEFLASTDPWFRPANFTVGPDGSLYVIDMYRQHIETPTAIPEDLKEDMDFMNGSKLGRIYRIAAKTSKPAVIQPKLRSKTSAELVALLAHPNQWWRLQAQRLLLEKQDKSVIPALKDLFTKNTDARARLHAFFVLEGLNALDVSLVNQAMQDAQPAIRAYGLMMAERFPTSLPQIIEKASDPSAPVAFQAGLSLGQFPAQQVAPALAGILGKYGKDSWFRTAVLSSEAGSSLELVHQLVGNSGYFKSITPEKDTLLTDLAFVIGSRNRKDEAVQCATLFDNQPHWQQIALTGLTNGLKAAGVPVDARLKRMADAKSVAVK